In the genome of Leishmania braziliensis MHOM/BR/75/M2904 contig, possible fusion of chromosomes 20 and 34, one region contains:
- a CDS encoding putative dual specificity protein phosphatase, whose translation MYEVFAALRSSSVGPLFLSHPEVSLSNRSCVICIPDFHQDEMIDGYRLRAAYNAGTVGRSYFATRDVAVLLRSSTRTRGASGSFLDDAAKDPIFRILKVISFVLRRPLTEEITAEQRVLVNILHQNVLRISDVLNDEAKENMIVITHYHPKGNIGSYAGRLSHDPEKLRRILTEVVMGLRVLHSHGVYHHNLKLDNVLEDAEGHFCIADAGLWRLFAVQCPEDLVFNGELACLPPEVFDPEGSYAAGEIDVVSDKGAAGVAAVDMWGFGVLIYRLAYGCDPIEIAECSYAQVRERLLGFELCFPPHPHWSFASDIEDVIRWCMRKEPSERPSVLQLLQHTFFKQCLMAGTSSSMRNMSMTSSLAFGGQMMTSSFGDRTMSTPALKGASMSNLAVPTYRSQQRNGFQVDAFLGEGRFSETMLVHLRRNPSNQFAFKIIYQSLLKRLRAPGREKWAREVRRQLVFSRKVDHPNVMRFIDIVEDTKVNCFVVQDYMPSGAIQVVPPVKSDDSFPALQEFLVDVLSGLVHLHDNGVAHLSLTPTNIFFNEDTSHYRIADFGPLFVTADALAESIAAGTPLYTLPSWVQKQRPLHAPSVDVFCVGLLAAAVLPELFTTVWAELRNCEKHSTFAVDAVLSVVRKSTAPLTPALISFIEDALEGRLADARVALKHRYFQNLRFVEHLPKTIVEVTEAELQGAVHSKPETRDEARMLDILAQDPFQESQMLSSVGDATLHGCESCTDTSTSAAATGEKSAVLFFKGENLRCGQCSAELAVALYQCLDCEGYIRCGKCALGNYHKEGHELVPFLIHTVEHSKEGINKAVLVQPSTVPDLHALEMLEMTANFPVGSLTEHLAAQRAAERSIVTRCAGGGSITKGMFGDLEGVIRLPDDVNEQSISVNINGCSFISFRGVGGISGGGLNLGCGANNNNAGLNTAGISFTRADFMSPKDIGSLCLPPPPRLSLMKAKEVKRVALPKAKEMEDDDWQQELERCRTSNHTELLLYNYGLDAVPSEVYNPPLLQVVVLDVSQNNLTSLPQELSFLAHLRKLVVSYNKLTELPDSLGNLSELESLDASHNALIDLPQTFIYLSSLASVALDYNNFASIPESLLEILVVPLCASASNVENCAIPTSQLGGARLASSIGNLVGPFMGSASGSVSKTVIVSPKLKVIYLASNDRLTALPPPHRLQCFDDLTIALDNEPSLYKHYYEKKLDTILPNITVNWNKLYPDEIIPCLYCGSLRSAQSQMVYRKLNIRYLLTVGRQLVPVPPEGGHHKVIVVDDIPGADIRMSFQEAVNFIEESQSHKEGCLVHCFAGLSRSATTVIAYLMMKKGMRLDEAYLVTKKGRPAILPNKGFFDQLMELDNELYPEPKRPLDIASLGRSAS comes from the coding sequence ATGTACGAGGTATTCGCCGCCCTCCGCAGCAGTTCTGTCGGCCCGCTGTTCCTGAGTCACCCTGAGGTGTCCCTGTCCAACCGATCCTGTGTTATCTGCATCCCTGACTTTCACCAGGACGAGATGATCGACGGCTATCGCCTTCGCGCCGCCTACAACGCCGGCACTGTTGGACGCAGCTACTTCGCAACTCGCGACGTTGCGGTGCTATTGCGCAGTTCTACGCGAACTCGCGGCGCGAGTGGCTCTTTTCTCGACGATGCTGCCAAGGATCCGATATTTCGCATCCTCAAGGTGATCAGCTTTGTGCTCCGCCGCCCGCTCACGGAGGAGATCACCGCAGAGCAGCGAGTCCTCGTGAATATCTTGCATCAAAACGTGCTACGCATAAGCGACGTCCTCAATGATGAGGCGAAGGAAAACATGATTGTCATTACCCATTACCACCCGAAGGGCAACATCGGTAGCTACGCAGGACGGCTCTCGCACGACCCCGAaaagctgcgccgcatcctcACGGAGGTGGTGATGGGCCTTCGCGTTCTGCACTCACATGGAGTCTATCACCATAATTTGAAGCTCGATAACGTTctcgaggacgcggaggGGCACTTTTGCATCGCCGACGCCGGCCTCTGGCGTCTCTTCGCGGTGCAGTGTCCAGAGGATCTGGTCTTCAACGGCGAGTTGGCCTGTCTCCCGCCTGAGGTGTTTGACCCGGAGGGCTCGTACGCAGCAGGGGAGATCGATGTCGTTTCTGACAAAGGCGCCGCCGGGGTGGCCGCAGTGGATATGTGGGGTTTTGGCGTGCTCATATATCGCCTCGCCTATGGCTGCGATCCGATTGAGATTGCCGAGTGCTCCTACGCACAGGTGCGTGAGCGACTCCTAGGCTTTGAGCTTTGTTTCCCACCACACCCGCATTGGAGCTTCGCGAGCGACATTGAGGACGTTATTCGATGGTGCATGCGTAAAGAGCCCTCAGAGCGACCGagtgtgctgcagctgctgcaacaTACCTTCTTCAAACAATGCTTGATGGCCGGGACCTCGTCATCGATGCGTAACATGTCCATGACGAGCAGCCTCGCTTTCGGTGGCCAGATGATGACAAGCAGCTTCGGCGACCGGACAATGAGCACACCGGCGCTTAAGGGGGCCTCGATGAGTAACTTGGCCGTGCCTACGTACCgctcgcagcagcggaacggTTTCCAGGTGGACGCCTTTCTTGGTGAAGGCCGCTTCTCGGAGACAATGCTCGTTCATCTGCGCCGCAATCCCTCCAACCAGTTTGCCTTTAAGATTATTTATCAATCGCTCTTGAAGCGACTGCGAGCGCCTGGGCGGGAGAAATGGGCGCGAGAAGTACGCCGCCAACTTGTTTTCTCCCGAAAGGTTGACCACCCCAACGTTATGCGCTTCATCGATATTGTGGAGGATACGAAGGTGAACTGCTTTGTGGTGCAGGACTACATGCCAAGTGGCGCCATTCAAGTCGTGCCGCCGGTGAAGAGCGACGACTCGTtcccagcgctgcaggagttCTTGGTGGACGTACTGAGTGGGCTGGTGCACCTGCACGACAACGGCGTAGcgcatctctctctgactCCAACGAACATCTTCTTTAACGAGGACACCTCTCACTACCGCATTGCTGATTTTGGCCCCCTCTTTGTGACGGCGGACGCGTTGGCGGAGTCCATCGCGGCAGGCACGCCGCTCTACACGCTGCCCTCATGGGTACAGAAGCAGAGGCCCTTGCACGCCCCCAGCGTGGACGTGTTCTGCGTCGGTCTCCTTGCCGCCGCGGTCTTACCAGAGCTCTTTACTACGGTTTGGGCTGAACTACGCAACTGCGAGAAGCATAGCACATTTGCCGTCGACGCGGTGCTGTCAGTTGTCCGCAAATCCACAGCGCCACTGACGCCAGCGTTGATCTCCTTCATCGAGGACGCGCTAGAGGGGAGGCTCGCAGACGCACGAGTGGCACTAAAACACAGATACTTTCAAAACCTGAGGTTCGTGGAACACTTGCCTAAGACGATTGTCGAGGTcacggaggcggagctgcagggcGCCGTGCACTCCAAACCGGAGACGCGCGACGAAGCCCGCATGCTAGATATCCTCGCACAGGACCCGTTTCAGGAGAGCCAGATGCTCAGCTCTGTCGGTGACGCCACTTTGCATGGCTGCGAGTCATGCACCGACACGTCTActagcgctgccgccacgggTGAGAAGTCCGCAGTACTCTTCTTCAAGGGCGAGAACCTGCGCTGCGGTCAATGCAGCGCCGAACTGGCAGTGGCCCTCTATCAGTGCTTGGACTGTGAAGGCTACATCCGCTGCGGCAAGTGCGCTCTGGGCAACTACCACAAGGAGGGCCACGAGCTGGTGCCGTTTCTAATTCACACCGTTGAACATAGCAAAGAGGGTATTAACAAAgctgtgctggtgcagccGTCGACGGTGCCGGATTTGCATGCGCTTGAGATGCTGGAGATGACCGCGAACTTTCCGGTGGGCTCCCTCACGGAGCACCTTGCGGCACAGCGCGCGGCGGAGCGGTCGATTGTGACGCGgtgcgctggtggcggtAGCATCACCAAAGGCATGTTTGGCGACCTTGAGGGCGTCATCCGCCTTCCGGACGATGTGAACGAGCAAAGCATATCGGTCAACATCAACGGCTGCAGCTTTATCAGTTTTCGTGGGGTAGGCGGGATATCCGGTGGCGGACTAAACCTTGGTTGCGGcgccaacaacaacaatgCGGGGCTTAATACGGCGGGCATCTCGTTTACCCGCGCCGATTTCATGTCGCCAAAGGACATTGGCTCGCTTTGcttgccaccaccgccgaggTTGTCACTCATGAAGGCCAAAGAAGTGAAGAGGGTAGCGCTCCCCAAGGCGAAGGAAATGGAAGACGACGActggcagcaggagctggagcgctgccgcaccagcaATCATactgagctgctgctctacAACTACGGGCTGGACGCGGTGCCGTCGGAGGTGTACAACCCACCGCTACTACAGGTAGTCGTCTTGGATGTTTCACAGAACAACCTTACGTCCCTGCCACAGGAGCTGAGCTTCTTGGCTCACTTGCGCAAGCTTGTTGTGTCGTACAACAAGCTCACCGAGCTTCCGGATAGTCTTGGCAACCTTAGCGAGCTTGAAAGTCTTGATGCAAGCCACAATGCCCTCATCGACCTACCGCAGACGTTTATCTATCTCAGTTCCCTTGCCTCGGTCGCGCTAGACTACAATAATTTTGCTAGCATTCCTGAAAGCTTGCTGGAGATCCTCGTGGTCCCGCTGTGTGCCAGTGCGTCTAACGTGGAGAACTGCGCCATCCCCACCTCGCAGCTGGGCGGTGCCCGTCTCGCAAGCTCTATAGGTAACCTGGTCGGCCCCTTCAtgggcagcgccagcgggaGTGTCTCCAAGACGGTGATCGTGTCGCCCAAGCTGAAGGTAATCTACCTCGCCTCCAACGACCGCTTGACAGCGCTTCCCCCGCCACACCGACTGCAGTGCTTCGATGACCTCACGATTGCTCTCGACAACGAGCCTTCGCTCTACAAGCACTACTATGAGAAGAAACTCGACACCATACTGCCCAACATTACGGTGAACTGGAATAAGCTCTATCCGGATGAAATTATACCATGTCTCTACTGCGGCAGTCTCCGCTCCGCGCAGTCACAGATGGTGTACCGGAAGCTGAACATTCGGTATTTGCTCACCGTAGGCCGGCAGCTAGTGCCGGTGCCACCGGAGGGCGGCCACCACAAAGTAATTGTGGTGGACGACATTCCTGGTGCTGACATTCGCATGTCTTTTCAAGAGGCTGTCAACTTCATCGAGGAGAGCCAGTCCCATAAGGAGGGGTGCCTGGTGCACTGCTTTGCAGGTCTGTCACGCTCCGCCACGACAGTGATTGCATACTTGATGATGAAGAAAGGCATGCGACTAGACGAGGCCTACCTTGTAACCAAGAAGGGTCGCCCTGCTATCCTCCCGAACAAGGGCTTTTTCGATCAGCTGATGGAGCTAGATAACGAGTTATACCCCGAGCCAAAGCGCCCCCTCGACATTGCGTCCCTCGGGCGGTCAGCAAGCTGA